In the Uranotaenia lowii strain MFRU-FL chromosome 1, ASM2978415v1, whole genome shotgun sequence genome, ctcggtcatcgaggtagcggacagagccaggctgaccaagaggagagggctccgcttttgcgtggttgtcactctggatgtgaagaacgccttcaacagtgtcagttggacagcgattgcgtcgtcgctcatccaaatgaggatcccggcatatctgtataggcttgtggaaagttacttccacaatcgccaactgcagtatatgaccggcgagggtttgcgaacacaagaggtttcggcgggtgttccacaggggtcaatactcggcccggttctgAGGAATatcacttacgacgaactcctacgaacgagcctcccatcgggagctgaactcgtaggatttgcggatgatgtagtcctcttggcgagatgctcctcaacagcggaggttgagctactggccacggtagctatccaggcagtggaaagctggatgcactccaagtgcctgcgtctagcccaccacaaaaccgagatggtacTAATCACCAACCTtatctcaccccaaacaggtaccattgccgttggaccgtgcaatatcgtgtccaaacgcgcaatcaagtacctaggggtgatgattgacgacaggctcagttttacgagccatgtcgactacgtgtgcaagagagcggcaaaggccacggccgcactcacacggatgatgtcGAACTCCTCGAGTGTTCTTACCGGGTTCGATAGCTGATTTTTCGCTTGTCAGAAGTTCGCCGTCCGAAAGTTTTGCATTTATTATCACGTTCAATGACCTCAAGTAACCCCAAGTaagttcaataatttttattctcaCACATCAACCATGCACAAAAGCGAGTGTTTTACCGCTTATACAAATCCGCTTATTAgggatttttttcgcatttcacttCTCTGTACAATCTTGcaatattgtgaatttaaatgaaatttttagaaacgtccctggtgaactggcaacaaacacagacttccgtcaatctagtacttcacttttctttgtcggaagtcggcAGTCCAGACtttcgaagaaaaatttaatgCTGGCGCGTTAATAGTTGACCTCGAGTAACCCCGAAGTGATGTTGTTCTTGTGCGGttcctgttttttgttgttatcaATTAGAACTGGTAACCGAAAGTGCAACTCCAAACCAGATCATGCACTAGATCAGTTTTCTTCCTCAAGTACGATTTCTTCCGGAAATAATGAAGATTCACAAGAATTCACTTTAATGACAAACTAAATTAATTTAGTGCAGAGAAGCGTGTTTATTGTACAAAGTTCGACGGTGCACTAACTGCCGGTGTTGATTTGATCACTATTGTTGGTTTTAAAGTCTCCTATCTTGAGAGTAGAGAGTTTACTATAAAACTATTTAGATTTAGTGATGTTCaatattaaattaattaaacacTTTTGAGAAGTGAGATACAcgaacgtgaaaaactagaaaaatatggATTAATGGAGTTGTAACTTTTTGCGCTTATTTTAACACTACTCGTTATCTTCTAGGGTAACATTTTCtaattaaaaaccttttttgtaaatcaaCATGGTATTTTTCACAGTGTTGCCAGAACTAATTgtgacttgaaaaaaatattgcctttttacttaaatttatcaACTGCAAGGCTGTTGAGGATCGCTAGAGTTATCCAGTTcgagtgatattttttaaagtttcgaatTTTGATTGATGGATCTAGTTCAGTTGATCCAGTTGGGTgctgcaaaattttgaattttcaaatgccCTACATAGCTAAGGGTCACCCTTATGTACCTACGTGCATTTTATGTGCCTCTGTAACGTTTGTATCAACGTGAATTAACTTTTCAGTTCCATATTATCTTCCAAGATTTGGAAAGCCTGTTCTATTAAAGTTTTTGTAACTTGAGCTTCAATTCGTattgttaatttaaatttaattcacatCGAAAAGAAATGCCACCAGTGTATAAGTGGTCTGAACCAATCGGGCGATGACTGTAGTTTCTATGTTCAAAAATCCTCCACAACTCAGAACCGTTCCATAGCTAGCATTTTGGTGTATCAGCATCAGGGTCGATCGCACGTCTTTGTACTCGCGATGATGTTTCCGTGAAAACGGGATTTGTGTCATCAATTCCAGTATGGTCAAAGACAGTTTTTCGTACTGAAAAAAGTATATAGTTAGTTTAGGTTTAGCTCAGTTAAATTACATTCTGCTTCATGCCCACCATTTCATTCAAAGACTCGACCATCCAGCAACAGCTATAGTTTGTGAAAATGAATGCTAGCATAGCCACAAAACTGATGACAGAAAGCATAGAGAACCCGATTCTACAAATTGCGAACGTCAAGAGACCCCATACTACGAGTGAATACAGAtaagtgataaaaaatgataTCTCAACAAGATGTTTCACTTTATAATAGACgctggaaaaaaatgacattaaaaccAATATCAATTTTACATTCAATGCACTCTATTACATGAGCACTTCGTTGTGTTGATTAGCAATGACTCGAATTTGTTGTTTAATACTTTTCCAAAATCGTTGATCTTCATAGTAATTTCGTTGATTTGGTTCAGCTGCATGTGAATTTGAAAGTATGGGCATAATCCGACCATAACCAAAATCTACTATATTCAATTCCGCGCGAATTGCACAGAGCAACGCAGTCGAAACGCCATTGAAGCAAAGTCCACTTGGAACGAGAGTGAAGCAACCGGACAATAGAAACAAATGCAAAACTCGCGCAACTCTGGCTTCAAACATGTTCCCCATCTGATCTACTCCAAATAAAACTTCCGTAGAAATACTTGGAATCATAACAAATATAAGTTCCAGCGAGTTTATAACAAtgactatgaaaaatattttatggatAGTTTTGCGACTGTTTTCTCTAGTTGAATGATCGAATTCAGGATTGCCGGATGTACGTTGCCCATCTTTAAAAAACTGTCGAGCCTCTCGCATTGAATGCAAATAATGTGCCCATATGCATCTATTTATCAAACATTCCCCAAACGAAATGAATGACAACACTCGGAATATCAAATGTGAATCTTCTCGCGCGAAGCATTTTGCTAGAAGCATGCCATTTATGCAGAAAGCAACGAAATGATAGATGTTGACTAGCCAGTACCAAACTCGTTGCTCGTGATTTTGTGAATCGGGTTCCAAACCTGCAGGgtagaaaaaaagaattaataaattttaaaacaacgtTAAACGTGGAAAGGTTATTTTCAAGATCTATTAGCAATTTTTCTCACACAAACATGTCGAAGTAATCGTTCCAATGATAACTTTAATTTTGCTGCAAACAACATACTAAGACTTGATATCGTCTTATTGGGGTAAAAGGAGCATAGGTGAGTTTAAAACGATTCACAACGATATAGGCGTGTTTTACtgatttattcttattttatgagaagaaaattatttcctttttattttaaatttaatttcatacctTCTATAATGTTTcaatataggggagatgagggcataacggccaccttaaggaaacgCTTACTGGTCATACAAAACTAGGTATGGTGCCCTTTAGGTGTCAATCTAATAATTAagtatcatttggatcaacaagTGAACCGTTGATTTTCTATACGaagaaacaaataaacaaataatcccTCTTACTACGTGAGTTGTATCACTGGATCGTGTTCAGGTACTAAAGAAGTTAATTTCGTATccggtttgaaattttaaaaagttggtGGTAACGTTTGAAAAACGgagtttaaaaaagttttccaaaagctgaaaatcggtcgccgtaggggcataatgagaccCCTCCCTGGGGCAGTTTGAGCACCGTCAATCGGGACACAATTGGCGTTTCTACCGTACACGATTTGGCATAGCCTGATGTTTTCAGTAAAAGCGGAACATTTCCTAAAAAAACGGGACATCGCTAAAAAAGCCAAAGtacttcatagaaagtatttaattacatttataatttgtttaaaaaaaaaaattctgttgatactgttgtttgttttcaatgattgctgatggcAAGTGATGatgatattctgggtaagaatatcaaagtaggggagaatgaggatacttgatccctggggatacttgattccttagctatatctcgaaactggaatgtcttacaaagatcaaatgttctagaaaaatgtgccaaaatgagcaaaataacaatgcttgtagttttaaaatttttaacaaaataattgtttgagtaattgaactttgtttgaaaaatttcacaaaatgtaacttgaagatcttttttgatcactttaaaatgttcgttacatgggaaaattatgaaaaaatatttgttccaatatatcaatcgttcgagcgtaaaatgaacttcataatgccatattttcaaagcaatggaaaactctcaacttttttcagaaaaagttttctaaaatgttgattatgggtacaattgatcccctagagttgggtacaattgatcccccttccaaacggcatattcttcttttgaattgatcgttatgattgctgatcacgaaattactaatatttgtccaaatactaatatttatcaaacaattttctgaagaaaagagcaaaaataattaattttctcttaattataaaaaatagcgcctttaagtatgcaatgttattagcgttgagacaaagttatagaattttcttcttatgtctgctataagttgtgaaatgagaacaaacatgaccaaaatagtcaagtaacattctatcttggggttttgtttgatttttatacaaggattagggcttcctgaataaaagatcaagtctccttcaataggggatcaagtctcccctaacttcagaaaaatcgcaattttttactcccatgaaaatgcttctagttcatcaacgggttcaagtatcgttcttatttttggagcatagaaacttgaagttacaagctgacagaaaatgtcaaagacggcgagttgctaaatttttccaaaaagatatggtgaaaataagaaaaggggatcaagtatccccactctcccctactcattgagaaatgagtactttcccggttaaggaatgtaagaagtggaaagtgacaattagctatcgctaattaataaaattgtattctaatgacctatctgtaaaaaaaggctaggcacaattttcccgtttgtttggataacgtgccgctatcaagcctaccccttttctgatacctgatacctaaATCCCTCTCCATGCTCAGACCTCACTAAAATTTGGCTTGTAACCTTTTGGTAAGcttttgatcaattttagcttGTAGCGATTTTGATTTTCACccgatttttataaatacccacttgaaatctttgttttgaattgaaatttgggTTAcatagaaaataatatttttcgaatGATATCATCGAGTCTTAAACTGtcgataaaacaattttttttttcgaaaaaatgcattttttttattttttttctatcattaatTTACTAATATCAACGATAGGGAAGAATGAGGAGGATACTTGATTTCTTAGCTACATATATGTTCATCGAAACTGGAATGATTTACAAAGGTcatgtgtttttgaaaaatgtgccaaatggagcaaaacaagtATGCTATTAGCTTAAAACAATTaaaccaaatatttttgaaactacc is a window encoding:
- the LOC129740355 gene encoding uncharacterized protein LOC129740355, encoding MFEARVARVLHLFLLSGCFTLVPSGLCFNGVSTALLCAIRAELNIVDFGYGRIMPILSNSHAAEPNQRNYYEDQRFWKSIKQQIRVIANQHNEVLIVYYKVKHLVEISFFITYLYSLVVWGLLTFAICRIGFSMLSVISFVAMLAFIFTNYSCCWMVESLNEMYEKLSLTILELMTQIPFSRKHHREYKDVRSTLMLIHQNASYGTVLSCGGFLNIETTVIARLVQTTYTLVAFLFDVN